The sequence ACAAAATCATGACAAATTTAGCAGACTATTTGAAGTCTTTTTCTAGCTCTCTTTGTATAAACCACTTAAATTCCTATCTTCTTCCATTTTGTCTGCTATCACTTTAAATACATCACTTAGCGTGGTATTGCTTGGCTCTGGGGTTTTAAAATACGAGCTTACATCGTAGTTATCACTCCACAGTGAGCGAGCAGTTTGTCCGGTGACAGAGCCGATGACTTGCCTATTTGCGCTTATTATCTCATCGCAGAGCCGATTAAAAAACAGCGCCTTAGCGTGAGTAAAAGCAAAATCCTTTATCCACTCAGGCAAATAAATCAGCTCTTTAAGCAAAGCCAAATTTATCTCGCATTGCTTATCAAAATTGATTATATCGCACTTTTTGGCAATGCCATAGAACTCGCTACTCTCATCAAAAGCATCATAAATTTTAAATCTATTTATCCCGCAAATATACTTGCCACCGCACTCATACTTGCGAACTACCCTTTGGGCGATAGGAGAGATAGGCAGGCTTGCTGATTTGGCAAATGCGATAAAGGTAGTGGCAAAAACAGCCTCGCCGCTCTCGTCCTTGCCACGACCAAAAGCCACGGCAAATTCTATATCTCCACGCTTTCTATGCTCTTTTAGCTCTTTTGGGTATTTTTGGTTTGCCTCTTTGCTAAACACGCTAAAAATCGCAATTTGCTTTTCTTTGATTTTTGCGATGATTTCATCTTTTTTGTCACTATAAAGCCTAGCAAAAAGAGCCTCTGAAATGCGCCTTTTGCTCTCATCTTTGTGTGAGTTTCGCACCCAAAGAGCCTCGCTTTTTATAAGCTCATTTATTTGGCTTAGCATTTGCGCCTTCGCAGCTTTATCCATCGCTTTGAATTTTTTAGAATTTTCTAAGAATTCCAAGTAGTTTGTAAGATTTGTATACATTTTATTATCCTTTCTGCCGATACATTTTTTGCATTTTGGCAATTATAGCATAATTCTAGCTAGAATTACAGACTATTTATTGTCGTTTTTTATTTCAAAATCAATTATTTTGATTTTGTTGCTTTTGCGTGATGGATGTGGCGGATAGCCATCTTTTGTGATAGCATCGAGGCATTTTATATTTCGGCTACTACATAGACTTAAAATATCATCTAAACATTTTTGTAGATATTTACGCTTTTTTAACACCACGCCATAGCAAAGCAAAATATCACTATTTTTGTATTCAGCTAAAATAGCTTTTATTTTTTCTAAATTAGACTTATGTATTTTTTCATCAAAGTTAGCAAGGTCACTAGGATTTGTAGCTATTAGTGGATAGAGATTTAGCATTACAAAACCATCATAGCCGTTATTTTGTAGAATTGAGCATAGATTATTCATTGTAGCATCGCATTCGCCACCACTTGCTACGCTAGGATTTGCGCCGATACAAATTAGCGTATTTTTACCCTTTTTACCAAGCATATATCTACATTGCTTGTCTTTATCGCAAATATCAGGCTTAAAGCCATCTTTCCATTTATACATTTTCTTGCCTTTTAATTATCTTAGGAATTCTAGAATTTCCTAATTTTAACTTAAAAAATTAAGCGCCTTTCTTGCGATACCTTCAGCCAAAGGCGAGCGACAAATATTACCAAGACATACAAATAAAATTGATTTAACCATCGATATTTTGCTCCACTTATTTTAAAAATCTTTTAAATTTATTTAGCATCTGCGAAGCATCGTATTGCTATTAAATTTATTTTTATCCTTTGATTTTCTTCTCTTTTAGATAGCTTTCTAATCTCTCATCATCTAAAACATCATCAAATTCGCTTTTGCTTCTATAATCTTTTTCTATATTAAACTCTTCTACGCTCTCAAGAAATTTTTTAAAATCAGGATTTTTATCGCTTAACTCACTCATCACAGAATAATCCAATCTCTCCCTAAATCTCGCCCTAGCCAAAATCACACTTTCATCGACATTTTGTGAG is a genomic window of Campylobacter devanensis containing:
- a CDS encoding DUF1643 domain-containing protein — its product is MYKWKDGFKPDICDKDKQCRYMLGKKGKNTLICIGANPSVASGGECDATMNNLCSILQNNGYDGFVMLNLYPLIATNPSDLANFDEKIHKSNLEKIKAILAEYKNSDILLCYGVVLKKRKYLQKCLDDILSLCSSRNIKCLDAITKDGYPPHPSRKSNKIKIIDFEIKNDNK